One segment of Castanea sativa cultivar Marrone di Chiusa Pesio chromosome 3, ASM4071231v1 DNA contains the following:
- the LOC142629309 gene encoding large ribosomal subunit protein eL34, translated as MVQRLTYRKRHSYATKSNQHRVVKTPGGKLVYQTTKKRASGPKCPVTGKRIQGIPHLRPAEYKRSRLPRNRRTVNRAYGGVLSGSAVRERIIRAFLVEEQKIVKKVLKIQKTKEKQASKS; from the exons ATGGTGCAGCGTCTAACATATCGCAAGCGGCACAGCTACGCCACCAAATCCAATCAACACCGCGTCGTCAAAACCCCTG GAGGGAAGCTAGTGTACCAGACCACAAAGAAGAGGGCAAGTGGACCCAAGTGTCCTGTAACTGGCAAGAGGATCCAAGGG ATTCCTCATTTGAGACCTGCTGAATATAAGAGGTCTAGGTTACCTAGGAACCGGAGGACTGTTAACAGGGCTTATGGTGGTGTACTCTCTGGAAGTGCTGTCAGGGAAAG GATCATTCGTGCCTTTTTGGTGGAAGAgcaaaaaattgtgaaaaaggTCTTGAAGATTCAGAAGACCAAGGAAAAGCAAGCCTCAAAGAGTTAA
- the LOC142627100 gene encoding uncharacterized protein LOC142627100 — protein sequence MVQFMAFMASVLGFICNYLLYVFGLLFRFILRSLENYCKKDHGSRDLDMEDFREAESGFWLEESESDNKSNGESENCMSAMAAASANKYEFMIGKGISGFVEQPKSMSFNVQELYLGSKDYTVCNNIENKDIVKVNLEEEVVGLDKTEDSVESFGVAMVLEKAEQKIFTEHVVSEKGEIDGLEIISLCKEDSVDEVESVSEDCSLRFGSEPESISSSGELSMSNYIVESITYEFFAYRNVDKVLEPVGLLANDAEKVVEDIEEESEIIEEESEIVEEESEIVEEISSCEISLSDPEEIDADDDSNDSDEEYIEFEPHFKNLSSLKAKILSGEVVNKHEEEDLVQGEKEPENNLEKIEGTNLGEKPSKSNSDDQNDLDYMWEHEDVIEQLKLELRNARTGGLPTILEEEEPESPTIVEGLKPLKIDVKFEFKDRMEEIQKVYKSYAEKMRKLDMLNSQTMHAIGFLQLKDPVKSNSMLNSSASAAKSLPHNIWPRKQRRVTADPMQKFTGELQSNLELVYVGHVCLSWEILHWQYGKVQELQNFNSQGLQRYNQVAGEFQLFQVLMQRFMENEPFQGPRVQNYVNNRCVLRNLLQIPAIRDDCFKEKKVRRDEEEDAISSGMLAKIIEDSLRVFWEFVRADKDEKIVILNSPQQNHINLQHAADLEVLLNTRSDLQKKEKKLKDILRSGNCIVKRFQKHQNNDQLDHLQLIAQVELKLVSRVLNMSRLTRDQLAWCHGKLDQINIVSRKIHMEPSFLLFPC from the exons ATGGTTCAGTTCATGGCTTTTATGGCTTCTGTATTGGGTTTTATCTGCAACTACTTGTTGTATGTTTTTGGATTACTATTCAGATTCATTCTCAG ATCTCTGGAAAATTATTGCAAAAAGGACCATGGTTCAAGGGACTTGGATATGGAGGATTTTAGAGAAGCGGAGAGTGGTTTTTGGTTAGAGGAAAGTGAGAGTGACAATAAAAGCAATGGAGAAAGTGAGAATTGTATGTCTGCCATGGCTGCCGCTAGTGCTAATAAGTATGAGTTTATGATTGGGAAAGGTATTAGTGGCTTTGTGGAACAACCAAAAAGTATGAGCTTCAATGTCCAAGAATTGTATCTGGGTTCAAAAGATTACACTGTTTGCAACAATATAGAAAACAAAGATATTGTAAAGGTTAATTTAGAAGAAGAGGTTGTCGGTTTAGATAAAACAGAGGACTCTGTTGAAAGCTTTGGTGTTGCAATGGTTTTAGAGAAAGCAGAGCAGAAAATATTCACTGAACATGTGGTTTCTGAGAAGGGAGAGATTGATGGCTTAGAAATAATCAGTCTGTGTAAGGAAGATTCTGTGGATGAAGTTGAATCGGTTTCAGAAGATTGCTCACTAAGGTTTGGTTCAGAACCTGAGTCAATTAGTTCAAGTGGTGAATTGTCAATGAGCAATTACATAGTTGAATCAATTACCTATGAGTTTTTTGCCTATAGAAATGTTGATAAAGTATTGGAACCTGTAGGCCTTTTGGCCAATGATGCTGAAAAGGTGGTAGAAGATATTGAGGAAGAAAGtgagattattgaagaagaaagTGAGATTGTTGAAGAAGAAAGTGAGATTGTTGAAGAAATTTCAAGCTGTGAAATAAGTCTTTCTGATCCTGAAGAGATTGATGCCGATGATGATTCAAATGATTCTGATGAAGAATATATAGAATTTGAACCCCATTTCAAGAATTTAAGCAGCTTGAAAGCCAAAATTTTGTCTGGTGAAGTTGTGAACAAACATGAAGAGGAAGATTTAGTCCAAGGTGAGAAGGAACCCGAAAAtaatttggaaaaaattgaAGGAACTAACTTGGGGGAGAAACCATCCAAATCGAATTCTGATGATCAAAATGACTTGGATTACATGTGGGAGCATGAGGATGTAATAGAACAGCTGAAATTGGAACTCAGAAATGCAAGAACTGGTGGACTTCCCACTattttagaagaagaagagccaGAGTCTCCAACCATTGTTGAAGGTCTAAAGCCACTGAAGATCGATGTAAAGTTCGAGTTCAAAGATCGAATGGAAGAGATTCAAAAGGTCTACAAGAGCTATGCAGAAAAAATGCGAAAACTAGACATGTTGAATAGCCAGACCATGCATGCAATCG GATTTCTTCAGCTGAAAGACCCAGTTAAATCAAATTCAATGCTAAATTCTTCAGCCTCAGCTGCTAAGTCTCTTCCACATAACATATGGCCGCGTAAACAACGAAGGGTCACAGCTGATCCAATGCAGAAATTCACTGGAGAATTGCAAAGCAACTTGGAATTGGTTTATGTTGGACATGTTTGCCTTTCTTGGGAAATACTCCACTGGCAGTATGGGAAAGTCCAAGaacttcaaaatttcaattctcaGGGTTTGCAAAGGTATAATCAAGTTGCCGGTGAGTTTCAACTCTTTCAAGTACTCATGCAAAGATTTATGGAGAATGAACCATTTCAAGGTCCCAGAGTGCAAAACTATGTCAACAATCGATGTGTCCTTCGTAACCTTCTTCAAATTCCAGCCATCAGAG ATGATTGCTTTAAGGAGAAGAAGGTAAGAAGAGATGAGGAGGAAGATGCAATTTCAAGTGGCATGTTAGCAAAGATCATTGAGGATTCGCTGCGGGTCTTTTGGGAATTTGTTCGTGCTGATAAAGATGAAAAGATTGTGATCCTAAATAGTCCTCAGCAAAACCATATCAATCTCCAACATGCTGCAGACTTAGAGGTTTTGTTGAACACTCGATCTGATCTTCAAAAG AAGGAGAAAAAGCTCAAGGACATACTGAGAAGTGGAAATTGCATAGTAAAAAGGTTCCAAAAACATCAGAATAATGATCAGTTGGATCATTTGCAACTCATTGCTCAGGTCGAGCTGAAATTGGTTTCAAGAGTGCTAAATATGTCAAGATTAACAAGGGACCAATTAGCATGGTGTCATGGAAAACTGGACCAAATTAACATTGTTAGCAGAAAGATTCACATGGAACcttcatttttactttttccatGCTGA